The genomic region TGTATATTTCATTTCAGGACTCTTTCCTCCTTCCAGAAAGACATGACCCAGTGAAATAATTGAGGTGGGAGGGCCTGAAGGTGAGGTGACTTAAATCTAGTGGGagagaactgcttttctcctGCGGTATACCTGCTCAGTGCCAGGCAAGACACACTCCACCTGTGTTTGGCCTTGTACTTCTGCTTCTGCTTGGAAATTTTTCTGATGGGAACTATATTGTCATTTGAGGGATAAGCTACAATCTTACAAGACAGGCTTTGTACTGTATCCTTGGATTTTGTAgtactttttattaaagtatagttttcAGTCCTTGGGCATAAGAGGAACTAGTGGACAAGTCTCTAGACTGGAAGCCAGAAACTTTGCTGTCCATCTTGCCTTTAGAGTATGTAGTTGTGACAACGGACTGTTCTTCAAACTTTGAAtctcatttttctaatttatagaaCAGAAGATATTTTGCAGATAAAAGATGGAAATTGTTCACTTTGCAAAATGTGATGAGCAGAGGGAAGGGTCCAGGCTAGTACTGAGCTCCCTGGTTCATTCCTCAGTACACCCAACAAGGCATGTGATCATAAGGAAACCAAGACTAGACCCAACAGGGGGAACTTGGAGCAAGCATCTACCTCCTTGAAACATGAAAGATCCTGGATTGCAGAAACatattgaaatattattcagtttgAAAAGGGAAATTAATCCGACCATTTGCAACCACACCGATGAACCTGAAGAACAttaagctaaatgaaataagccagaaatagaaagacaaatactgcatgttcTCTTCATAggtagaatctgaaaaagtgaACTCATAGAAGCTGAGTATAGAGGAATGGTGAACAGAAGCTGGGGACAAGgttaagaaaaatggaaagatattggTCAAAGGTCCAGACTTTCTGTAATGAGATGAATGTCTGGAGACCTGATGTAcagtatggtgactatagttaatagaTATTAAGTAGTCTCTTGAAAACACCCCAAAAATTAGTTATGTGAGAAGATGAATCTGCTAACTATCTTGAATGTGGTAATCGTTAACAATGGATAGTTATATGAGAACATCACTTTGTACACCTGAATAGATACAGCTTTTATTTGGTGTTTTCTGTGTAGTTACACTGGTAGACAGAGGTCTTAGAAGCTTTCACCTGGTTTCTTGGTGCATTTACCATCCCCTTGTACTTTTATTGATTTTGCCTCAAACATCTCACTGTATAAATCATATCCATGACTACAATTTTATTCTGAGTCCTTTGAGTTTTTCCACCAGATCACTGAACCTAGAGGGTATTTGGGTCCTCTGATGCCTGTGATCAACCAGTGATAGCCTGGGGTTGAAGGGTTCTTGGGTGTCCATTTAATCAATGACCAGGAACATTCAAGGAAACTGTCATGGGTTCATTACCACACATGCAGAATGAATCAAATGCATGAAGAACTGCTGGTTCTTGATAAGATCAAACTTGTGCCTTAGCAATCTCTTAATTATTTGGatattcaattattatttttgttgcttatGTAGGTTCCTAAGAGTGAAGCTGTGGAGGTCACCAAATTTGCTATAGAGGCTGGGTTCCGGCATATTGACAGTGCTCATGCATACCAAAATGAAGAGCAAGTTGGCCAGGCCATTCGAAGCAAGATTGCTGATGGCACCGTGAAAAGAGAAGACATATTCTACACTTCAAAGGTgctatgtgtgttgtgtgtgtgcacatgtgtgcaagtGACTGGGGCAGATGGCAATTTGGTAATAGAATCAGTATTTTGGTGAAGGTGCTTATTGGTACCACTGTTTTCACACTTACTTGTATCTTAAATCTAGTACCCTTTTTCTCTCACTGTGCCTTCCCCTCCCAAAAGAGTATAACTATAGCTTTATCATGATGGTGtgctcaaattttaattttacatgaaAGTCACTTTATTTCTTTGAGCCCAGGCTAGAGCAGTGCAATTTATTATGGGCTAATAAACCAGGCAGACCTGGGAGCAGATTATAGCTTTTCTTATCATCTGGGTGAGTTTCTCAAATTTATTCACATTCTATATCTCAGTTCTCAGCTCCAAGAGTAAGAGAGCATTGGGAGAGACACTTTGTGTATTATACATGATCTAGCCAAAGTGTCTTGAATTATGTTCTGCTCATGTTAAAGTGTTCAAAGCATTTTTCCCTACAGTTATGTAAACAAGATAGTAATTCACTTTGAAAAGATGGATTGTTTGGTCAAATTAGACTGAGATTCTGCTTTTATACTCTATCAAGCATTGTTCAGTTGATGGGtatggtaattattgataaaGTTATTTAtatctttgttcatttcatttcattgtgaAAGATGTATAGATGAAAAATTCAATCAAATAATGAAGTTTACATGGTAGGttagaaaaagaatggaactcaAGAAGAAATGGAACTTTTTCCCCATGGTCATCTCTTTCCAACCAATAATAATATCTAGTTATTAAGTAAAACAAGTCAAACAAAATTACATGAAGCATTCATTTCCCACAGCTTCCTTTGTTTAATCTCTGCAGGTTTGGGCCACTTCCCTTCGTCCAGAGTTGGTTCGACCAGCAttggaaaagtcactgaaaaATCTTCAACTGGACTATGTCGATCTCTATATTATTCACCAACCAGTGGCTTTGGTGGTAGGTGATTTGTGTGATCACCTCTGTTCTATTTCTTGGGTCAGAATGTCTATAACTTCCATGGATGGTTGACACGATTTTTCTTAGTAGGTTTGAAGGAAAGATTACACTAGAGTGGAATCCCCTAAATAATCATTTGTGATCATCCTTTTGGGGAGTTTCTTTGAATCtcttacctgcctccagagaaacaaattaaataatcTAAGACTCTGTCTCAAAATCTTGAGGAAGGAGAAATAGGCCAGTTCTGTGCATGTCGCTGATTAGGCCTGGGAGTTGGGATTTCACATCCAGAGTTCAGTGCAGAGTGCTGAGCACTGACACGGCCTCACAACTGAACAGGATGAGGTCATTTCATCTCTCATCCTTTCATGTTTCGTTGATTTGGAGGTGTCCTTCTGGGTGGGTCTAAACCTCACTGTCTTCTCAGGACTCAGGAGGCCTGGCCTCCACTGTCACCTGTGTTCACAGTGACATTTGCAGACTGCACTTAGCCATTAAGCACTGTATTATGTGGAGGAGAATTTTCCAGTTGTTCCAGTGGTTATGATTGTGTGTTTTCAGTGCTGAGTCAGAGTGTTTTGAGGGATTGGGTTCAATTCctattcagggaactaagatacagCAAACACATGGCACAGCCTAAACAAAACAAGAAGAACAATGTCTATTATGCAGAACTCATTTTTAGAATACAGAATTCTTCTCAAGCCATCCTTTGCCAAAGGATATTGGACTATGTAGATGGTAATTCCCATCTACATAGATTTAAGGATTCCTAATACTTGAcagaaatgtctctgtttttttattcCTTATAATGACATCACTCttggtttcctttatttttatctcaGCATTTTCCATGGGTGGCAGAATGACCTTGATCTGTTCAAGCCTCATTGTCCAGAATATTTAAGAGTATGTCTGCATCTTCCACATAGTTTATCAACCTAAAGAGAACCTTGATGGTTCATGTGTATGCCCTGAAGCTATCAGATGTTCAGAGTGAAAAGGAATTCTGATATTTAGTCCAGGTCAAGATTGCAACTCTTATGCCAGCAGTAAGGCATAACTTACTGTCACTCCCTGCATGATAGAGGCATTTtgcaagaggaaaataaaagggaCAAAAAAATTTCACTTAAGGACCTGAGAGTTCCCAGGAGAATGTAGGAAAATTATATCTATCAAAACATATAGTATGTATGAGATTACTGGAAAACTGCCTTCTAAAGACATTgctgataaggaagctgtggtacatatacaccatggtatattactcagccgttaaaaagaattcatttgaatcagttctaatgagatggatgaaactggagcccattagacagaatgaagtaagccagaaagataaagaccaatacagaatactaacacatatatatggaatttagaaagatggtaatgataaccctatatgcaaaacagaaaaaaagacacagatgtacagaacagacttttggactctgtggtagaaggcgagggtgggatgttttgagagaacagcatcgaaacatgtatattatctagggtgaaacagatcatcagcccaggttggatgcatgagacaagtgctcagggctggtgcactgggaagacccagagagatcgggtggagagggaggtggcaggggtgaatgggatggggaacacatgtaaatccatggctgattcatgtcaacgtatgacaaaagctattacaatattgtaaagtaattagcctccaactaataaaaataaatgaaaaaaaattaaagacattgcTGATAACTCCATTTGCAAACCATTTTGCAAATATCACTATGCAGAAAGTAAATGAACCTCATGGAGGTTTAGCATCCTAGTCCCAGATGTGTCTGACAGGCTGGCTAAATGTGGAAAAATATTTGGTGACATCTCTGATATGACTGCTTCTATTCCAGCCAGGGGAGACACTTTTCCCAACAGATGAAAATGGAAGACCGATGTTTGACTCAGTGGATCTCTGTCGCACATGGGAGGTGAGTCCAGGGAGGAGAGAACCAAGGGAGGGGCCAGGAGAGGGGGAACCTCCTTCATTTCTTCCACCTGTGAGAATGGGCTGTGGACCATCAGACTCAGCAGTTCATGAGTATAAGGGCTGGGATGCTGGGGTTGTGGGGAGGGAACCATTGCTGAAATGTTCACAGAGAGGAATGAAATGGAGAATTTGGGACAATGTAGACAGACATCTCTTTCCTTCCATGTGATTGTCTTCTCCAGGGTTTTCTAAGTAGGAGATGATACTTCTTCTTCTTGTGTCATGACCTTCTTCCCCTTTATCTTCTTGATAAGCACTGCTAGTTCTTGACCAGAGATGCTCTTAACGATTTTTCAGCATTTCTTATTGCTATATTGCCCATTCCAAGTGACTGCTcaccacccctccctcccaggccctggaGAAGTGTAAGGATGCAGGGCTGACCAAGTCCATCGGGGTGTCCAACTTCAACCACAAGCAGCTGGAGAAAATCCTGAACAAGCCGGGGCTCAAGTACAAGCCCGTCTGCAACCAGGTGAGCAGCTcagctcctctccctcctgctcttcaGAACCTCCTTCTTGCTCTGGAACCTGATGTCTGTCTGTCCTTTCCCCCTGTTCATCCAACCtttgtggacagaggatcctacaCAGCTGAGCCTGTGTCTTGACTGTGTGAATAGAATCTATAGCAGTATCTTTGATAAACTCTGGGTGGAAAAGGTGGGGATGGCTTCCTGCTCAATTGTGGTGGAGACTGAGGGAAGACAATGGAGGTGAAATCCCTCCAGAACTTAGAGGAAGGAGGCATTTCCCTCAGCTGAAAGCGTGACTAGAAATCAGGTGTGAAAGTGCTTGGATGAAACTGTGTATGGGAAGGAAGACCATGAAAACATGGAATGGGAagtaaatacagagaaaaacCAGGTGAGACAGATGTTAATGGTTTGTGTGGGGTTTAGATGCCTGAATCCTTAGTCTTGTTGTCCCAGCTTCAACAGGGAGCACTGTACAGAGAAATGTGCTGGAGACTATGAAAGTCACCCAGGTTAGAGCATGAAGTTAAATGCTTATGTTGATCCTAAGAGTTGATGGAAGTGTTACTCAGgatttcagatcagttcagttcagcagcttagtcatgtctgactctttgcaaccccatgactgcagcacactaggcctccctgtccatcaccaactcccagagcttactcagactcaagtccatcgagtcgctgatgtcagccaacaatctcatcctctgttgtccccttatcctcctgctttcaatctctaccagcatcagggtcttttccaatgactcagttctttgcatcaggtggccgaagtattggagtgtcagcctcaacgtcaatccttccaatgattattcaggaaggatttcctttaagattgactggatctctttgcagtccaaggggctttcaagagagttcctcaacaccacagttcaaaagcatcaattctttggcactctgctttctttatggtccaactctcacatctatacatgactactggaaaaagcatagctttgactagacgatcctttgtcaacaaagtaacatgtctattttttaatatgctttctagattggtcatagtttttcttccaaggagcaatcatcttttaatttcatggctgcagtcaccatctgcagtgattttggagccctcataaataaagtctctcactgtttccatttcttcccatctatttgtcatgaagggatggaactggatgtcatcatcttcattttatgacTGTAGaatttttaagccaaatttttcactctgtttcactttcatcaagaggctcttagttcatcttcacgttctgccataaggattgtgtcatctgcatttctgaggctattgatatttctcccaacaatcttgattccggcatgtgcttcatccatccaggCATTTCACAGTTCtctgatgtactttgcatataagttaaataagcaaggtgaaaacatACAGCTTTGACTtattcctttcccatttggaacttgtctgttgttccatgcttccctagtggctcagatggtaaagcgtctgcctgcaatgtgggagacccaggttcgattcctgggtcaggaagatcccctggtgaaggaaatggcaacccagtccagtaacattgcctggaaaaacccatggacagaggagccaggcaggccatagtccatggagtcacaaagagttgtacatgactgagtggattcactttcctttcctgttgttccatatctggttctaactgttgcttcttgatctgcatacagatttctcaggaggcaggtaaggtggtctcatgttcccatttcttgaagaattttccagtttgttgtgatccacacagtcaaaggctttggcatagttaataacgcagaagtagatgtttttctggaactctcttgcttttgcaatgatccagcagatgttgccaacttgatctctggttcctctgacttttctaaacccagctgaatatctggaagttcacggttcacgtcctgctgaagcctggcttcgagaattttgagcattactttactagtgtgtgagatgagtgcaattgtgcggtagtttgagcattctttggcattgcctctctttggggctggaatgaaaactgatcttttccagtcttgcggTCAAAGTTGAGTTTTcccagtttgctggcatattgagtgcagcactttcacagcatcatcttttaggacttgaaatagctcaactggaattccatcacttccactagctttgttcctagtgatacttcctaaggcccatttgacttcccattccaggatgtctggctctaggtgagtgatcacaccatcatgattatctgggttgtgaagatctttttggtataatacttttgtgtatccttgccacctcttcttaatatcttctgcttctgttaggtccatacaatttctgtctttattgagcctatctttgcatgaaatgttcccttggtgtctctaattttcttgaagagatctctagtctttcccattctatggttttcctatatttctttgcactgatcactgagggaggctttcttatctctcctgccattctttggaactctgcattcaaatgggtatatctttccttttctcctttgctttttgcttcttttcctttcacagctatttgtaaggcctcctcagacaaccattttgcctttttgcatttcttttccatgggaatggtcttgttccctgtctcctgtacaatgtcaggaacctatgtccagagttcttcaggtactctatcagatctaatcccttcaatctatatctcacttccactttataattgtaagggatttgacaggtcatatctaaatggtctagtggttttccctacttttttcaatttaaatctgaatttggcaataaagagttcatgatctgagccatagtcagcccgcagtcttgtttttgctgactgtatagaaattttccacctttggctgcaaagaatataatctatctgatttttgtattgatcatctggtgatgtccatgtgtagagtctttccttgtgctgttggaagagggtgtttgctatgaccattgtgttctcttggcaaaactctgttagcctttgccctgattcattttgtactccaaagccaaagttgcctgttactccaggtgtctcttgactttctacttttgcattccagttccctataatgaaaaggacatttttttttttgaatgttagttctaaaaggtcttgtaggtcttcacagaaccattcaatttcagcttcttcagcattactggtcagggcatagacttggatttctgtgatattgaatggtttgccttgcaaacagagatcattctgttgtttttgaaactgcatccaagtactgcatttcgaagTCTTATGGTGattgtgatggcttctccatttcttctaagggattcttgcccacagtagtagatataattaatgctcatctgagttaaattcacccattccagtccattttagttcgttgactcctaaaatgttgatgttcactattgccatctcctgtttgatcacttccaatgtgccttgattcatagacctaacattccaggttcctatgcaatatcatTCTTTACAGTAgtggactttgcttccatcaccactcACATCAACACctggctgttgtttttgttttggctctgaattttcatttttctggagttatttctccactgatctccagtagcatattgggcacctattgacctggggagttcatctttcagtgtcctatctttttgccttttcatggagttctcaaggcaagaatgctgaagtggtttgccattcccttgtccagtggatcacgtttgtcaaaactctccactcacaggagaagatgagcacacatccttctactttGTCATCTTAAAGACTTGTAGACTCATCATCCCCTGAGGCAACATTTTTCATTGGTACTGTTTCATGGGGTTTTGTTGGTTAATATTGGGTaccaaaaatgcaaatttttcttAGTCTTGTGGGGCTAAGGGTATTGTATGAGAACAATCTTTAAGATTCAGAACTATAATTGGCCAGTTCTGATGTAAGGCTGAAGGGGATGGGAGTCCAGGCTGCAAGGTCCACATGGGTTGCATTACTGCATTAATAGCTTGAAGCTCATGAAGCAGCCTCCATTTGCCTGATTTTTTATAGACTATGAAAACGAGTATCCCAAGGACTAGCATTCTCCTCTATGTGTCCTGCTTGAAACTCTTCTTCTACCAAGGCTGGTAAATATATAAGTTTCTCTCTTACTAGAGGGCATTGATCCTCCCAAACAGGTTTAGATGTAAATCATGTTAGACGTGTAGCGTAGGGTGGCAGAGAAACTTTAATGGCCCTCAATTAGCCCTTTTCTGTCAGGTGAATAGGTAAAGGAGAAGGATCTCCCTATAAATTCTTTCCTAGCTCTTTTCCTGGTTGGCATCCCATTCTTGCCATCACATGATCTGCCTTTTCCTCATTGGAGAGAACTAGGTGCCAATGGGCAAGCAGATCTCTGTCCCAAAAATTACAGGGAATGTCTGCAATAAAAGGTTGGAAGTGAGCAAGTTGTTTGTTGGGCCCTAGGCAAGGAAGAACTGTTGCACTTCGAGCAAATTGCTGAGGTTCCCCCAAGCCTGATTATCTTTCCCTGGGGTTCAGTCAAGGACCAATCAGCTGGCCATTGAGTAGAAGTAATGATAGAAATTACAGCCCCAGGATCTAAGAGTTCAGAGAACATTTTTCCTTGGATTTTAGCCTTACATGTGGGCCAATCTgagaatatttgttgagtaaagcACACTACTTGGTCACCTGTGCTCCCAAATCCTTGTTCTCCTCTGGTGACAGGATTATAGTTGTTAGGGTCATGGTAAGGCAAGAGAAGGAGTTGACCAATTTCTTAAGCTTGAGGAATGACATGGAATCAAAGAGAGAGCCATTACTTTAATTTATCCTTAATAGTCTGGGTCAATAAGGTCAGGAAGAATTTGGAGGCCCTTAAGGGTAAGGCCACTTCTGCCCAGAATGAGTCTTATGGTCCCTGAGGAAAGGGGCCTTGGATCCCAGTAGGGATTGCTACTGGGCGGTGGTTGGTGAGGAGGGGATCAAATTCATTAATTCAAACATTTACTTGGGTTGGGAGGTCCAATCCAGCACTTCCATTGGTAGAGACTGAGAGGCTGGAGATAGGCTGAAGGGTGTGCTGGAGGTCCTCACAGTGTATGCCCCCACTGTTTGTGGGGCCCGAGGCTGACCCTGATGGCGGTTTCCAGGCTTCAAAGGAGAACCGTTCTTATACAGTTTTGATCTGC from Muntiacus reevesi chromosome 2, mMunRee1.1, whole genome shotgun sequence harbors:
- the LOC136157854 gene encoding dihydrodiol dehydrogenase 3-like, with the translated sequence MDPKSQRVKLNDGHFIPALGFGTGASPEVPKSEAVEVTKFAIEAGFRHIDSAHAYQNEEQVGQAIRSKIADGTVKREDIFYTSKVWATSLRPELVRPALEKSLKNLQLDYVDLYIIHQPVALVPGETLFPTDENGRPMFDSVDLCRTWEALEKCKDAGLTKSIGVSNFNHKQLEKILNKPGLKYKPVCNQVECHPYLNQSKLLEFCKSHDIVLVAYGALGAQRTLQWVNPNLPFLLEDPVLSAIAQKHKQTPALVALRYQIQRGVVVLAKSYNKKRIKENIQVFDFELTPEDMKAIDGLNSNIRYYDFQQAVDHPEYPYSEEY